The Colletes latitarsis isolate SP2378_abdomen chromosome 14, iyColLati1, whole genome shotgun sequence genome has a segment encoding these proteins:
- the LOC143349821 gene encoding putative Rho GTPase-activating protein CG5521 isoform X9, with protein sequence MFSKKLHADVKKSTLKIQDVKKDSATRFKHLKIVLENVDTDEAKGFFEGNFSHVYFILYDCFVSAETNLRQRELSFHIAHKANREELEQVLQLLEKVLTLLPELLNRRWQCHSLARILQKLLHPGNSWKLRRQALRYFILWYQALGENAPEHIHQMFASLVPGFPPQQPSPYKSERKADGKRDKLAKVIGCDDRDKKEFYDTQLSQSTFHDNASNQCPVTPVDGGPILPPQSGEKPLDNETVRFLEALLEFMVTQVMKIEWRDKSSRQHKTFQFLLERFKVAYLRHICPEFDDNFSLYKPNLELPTMRKPTNQSQDNYVLCKVALIKWIASFTHIARKDGLFAHLSHSTTPNEENTDSELRRVSVTQNSSDSSLLSPESSMSQPENQNQEDNTVSAVTLVREVLYSNRDNVNFVHELYRQAFLLDFNHAGAIRKAIAVYKDWIQMNELPPFMLESLDSHKERDLDETFKKDTNDIDKSPSESYRQTRLRNDSYLGAIHRENLFIRAGLQNVLQVFITQASNVFFLEHSGPNASPTLLEEQTDSCKRVLNVYRYVVMHSRLEPGTWEQLLRVLLQITSLVLNEKSSRRKAQESIGGKLAPAIFQTLIVTWIKANLNVIISTQLWDQFLDVLTSLTQWEELIREWAKTLDTLTRVLARHVYNLDLNDLPLDRLSEQKTKRRRGVGSRAASTGSVQPPRKGSVDQENNAVTKENVTDHPMRDLRKVRPLPRSMSDNTIYNGKARTKLHRNRTHTVHSGIPDTNDASERRSVMAGGGVRGWLPDVAVVLWRRMLSALGDVNNIQDPSLHGQVMDYLVQLTQTLIKIRLNQGVSGDNQATPPAPELIPPLTVIAPWCFKAIQLPDQYQIGKLAAYRLICLLTVQPQDINLPKQHLTLFYRAVHNGIVSNDSKVLHVLVKYTGPRLFSLNLPGSSLLILDYIHAANVILSSQDIEAPRTEAVSIIGSLLSLPATTIKLPVLQPTPTDILTMTCPDAKEHIITILLRSCRREPTGIARCVALSSIAMFVYRELCYKNQHPRIPESVTVLLLALRASHATVAQVACDSLLLLCDKADTLLELYPNVPSKIIQILSETLGYMSTRDRRGPLSISMLFCLGEWAMHLGPDVLLRVFQGKPLLMTLFTVLDNIVQDRVTKGLLHSGKNHRDEDDDFDPDITLDNLADEISVKSPRRGNIQSVQLAAKMVMMHLINHLGHFPMGIGAARLSSLVVELDDVPGIDGDELSSAIFHAPNIQLLMLSNSVIMSLVELAALDAPGGGVTAGLTTAPSLVRVLLRDLAGKASWDSSILYSQPSVDDDVPIAFTKHVEWKTKIHGDDLSSVTTSQTCTPRHTIRHREPHILPTFANGASDMDNLDDLLQYIGHTSPEVLTNPEIALNAPANPPQGHYFESETIATILNQRNAEQEHINNWNQHISMSASAINPPSCRPPPAPFHHCRLLFSHLGLSGWEQRRKLHLLSKNEKLLRELRNLDSQRSRETHKIAVIYVSQGQEDKNSILSNVTASKEYENFIAKLAWEVELESHTGFLGGLVPGKASGVTAPYFATSFTEILFHVATRMPSDSHESLLQKTRHLGNDEVHIVWSEHWRDYRRDIIPTEFCDVLIVIYPLPNKLYRIQISRKSEIPFFGPLFDECIVEDKVLPGLVRTTALAASRAKRSTLTLYQHYYEERARSIDTVMRNHKEATTFEEFTANVYSPVQPPSPFSGASSVSGSTTSVQSTASSNLAAALIDSHQGRSGLRSSSATSSDNRANRVLHNLFRVSDGSRVWFSNDTPESTALHGISPRPVKKMSFKTGPKQRASTQPTPPDSPRYK encoded by the exons ATGTTCAGCAAAAAACTTCATGCAGACGTCAAAAAGTCAACACTGAAGATTCAGGATGTTAAAAAGGATAGCGCGACTCGGTTCAAGCACCTTAAAATCGTATTAG AAAATGTGGACACTGATGAGGCAAAGGGGTTCTTTGAAGGCAACTTCAGTCATGTATATTTTATTCTGTACGATTGTTTCGTGTCAGCTGAAACAAACCTACGGCAAAGAG AACTTTCCTTCCACATTG CACATAAAGCAAACAGGGAGGAATTAGAGCAAGTATTGCAGCTCTTAGAGAAAGTTTTGACACTTCTCCCTGAGCTTCTTAATAGGAGATGGCAATGTCACAGTCTGGCAAGAATTTTGCAAAAACTTTTACATCCTGGTAATAGTTGGAAACTTCGTAGACAAGCCTTAAG GTATTTTATTTTATGGTACCAAGCGCTTGGCGAAAATGCACCAGAGCATATACATCAAATGTTTGCGAGTTTGGTACCAGGGTTTCCACCCCAGCAGCCATCTCCTTACAAGTCCGAACGTAAGGCGGATGGAAAGAGGGATAAACTTGCAAAAGTAATTGGTTGTGATGATAGAGATAAGAAAGAATTTTATGATACGCAATTGTCGCAAAGTACTTTCCATGACAATGCCTCGAACCAATGTCCCGTCACTCCGGTCGACGGAGGGCCCATTTTACCTCCGCAAAGCGGGGAGAAGCCTCTCGATAACGAGACTGTTCGTTTTTTAGAAGCATTACTTGAATTTATGGTCACTCAG GTCATGAAGATAGAATGGCGGGATAAATCTTCACGACAGCACAAGACTTTTCAATTTTTGTTAGAACGTTTTAAAGTTGCATACCTTCGTCATATTTGTCCCGAGTTTGACGATAATTTCTCCTTGTACAAACCTAATTTAGAATTGCCTACGATGCGTAAACCAACAAATCAAAGTCAGGATAATTATGTATTATGTAAAGTTGCGTTGATAAAATGGATTGCTAGTTTTACGCATATCGCTAGAAAAGATGGTCTTTTcgcacatctttcgcatag CACAACTCCGAACGAAGAAAATACGGATTCGGAACTTCGTCGCGTATCGGTTACACAGAATTCGTCTGATTCGAGTTTACTGTCGCCCGAATCGTCTATGTCTCAACCAGAAAATCAAAATCAGGAAGATAATACCGTCTCGGCCGTTACGCTAGTTAGAGAAGTTCTGTACAGTAACAGAGATAACGTGAATTTCGTTCACGAACTGTACAGACAAGCATTTCTTCTGGACTTTAATCATGCTGGTGCTATAAGAAAGGCTATAGCCGTTTACAAAGATTGGATTCAAATGAAT GAGCTTCCTCCGTTCATGTTAGAATCATTGGATAGTCACAAAGAAAGAGACTTGGACGAGACTTTTAAAAAGGATACGAACGATATTGATAAAAGTCCATCTGAATCTTATCGTCAAACGAGATTGAGGAACGATTCTTACCTCGGTGCTATACACAGGGAAAATTTGTTTATAAGAGCGGGTTTACAAAATGTTCTACAAGTATTCATTACGCAAGCTTCTAATGTATTCTTCTTAGAACATTCTGGACCAAATGCATCTCCGACGTTGCTCGAAGAACAAACGGATAGTTGCAAAAGAGTTTTAAACGTGTATCGTTACGTCGTTATGCATTCTAGATTAGAACCAGGCACTTGGGAACAGTTGCTTAG GGTATTGCTACAAATAACATCGCTCGTTCTGAACGAGAAATCGTCTCGACGCAAAGCTCAGGAAAGCATTGGCGGCAAACTTGCACCTGCTATATTTCAGACTTTAATCGTCACGTGGATTAAAGCCAATCTGAACGTAATTATCTCTACCCAGTTATGGGATCAGTTTCTGGACGTGTTAACGTCTTTAACGCAATGGGAGGAGTTGATTCGAGAGTGGGCA AAAACGCTGGATACCTTGACGAGGGTACTTGCCAGGCACGTGTACAATTTGGATTTAAACGATCTGCCATTGGATAGACTGAGCGAGCAAAAGACTAAAAGGCGTCGCGGCGTTGGAAGTCGTGCCGCTTCCACGGGGAGTGTCCAACCACCTCGCAAAGGAAGTGTCGATCAAGAAAATAATGCTGTGACTAAAGAAAATGTTACTG ACCATCCGATGCGAGACTTGAGGAAAGTACGACCCCTTCCGCGCAGTATGAGCGACAACACTATATACAATGGAAAAGCGCGGACGAAGCTTCACAGAAATCGTACCCACACAGTGCACAGCGGCATTCCTG ACACTAACGATGCATCGGAAAGGAGATCTGTTATGGCAGGTGGTGGTGTTCGCGGATGGTTACCCGATGTAGCGGTCGTATTATGGCGACGAATGTTATCTGCCTTAGGGGATGTAAATAACATTCAAGATCCTTCCCTGCACGGTCAAGTCATGGACTACCTCGTTCAACTTACGCAAACGCTTATAAAA ATTCGTTTAAATCAAGGTGTATCTGGAGACAATCAAGCAACCCCTCCAGCTCCAGAACTTATACCTCCGTTAACAGTTATTGCTCCATGGTGTTTTAAG GCGATACAACTTCCCGATcaataccaaattggtaaattagCAGCATACCGTTTGATCTGTCTTTTGACAGTTCAGCCGCAGGACATCAACTTACCGAAACAACACTTGACCCTTTTTTATCGCGCGGTTCACAACGGTATCGTTAGCAACGACAGTAAAGTACTACATGTGTTGGTCAAATATACTGGACCCAGGTTATTCAGTTTGAATCTTCCCGGCTCTAGTCTACTGATCTTGGATTACATTCATGCTGCTAATGTAATATTAAGTAGTCAGGATATCGAG GCACCGAGAACAGAAGCTGTCTCAATAATTGGGTCGCTATTATCGTTGCCTGCTACTACAATTAAATTGCCTGTATTGCAACCTACCCCAACGGATATTCTCACCATGACGTGTCCAGACGCAAAG GAACATATAATCACGATTCTTTTAAGAAGCTGTAGGCGTGAACCAACTGGTATCGCAAGATGCGTGGCTCTTTCAAGCATCGCGATGTTTGTGTACCGAGAATTGTGCTACAAGAATCAACATCCGCGGATCCCAGAATCTGTTACAGTTCTTCTCTTGGCGCTCAGG GCCAGTCATGCCACTGTCGCACAAGTCGCGTGTGACTCTCTACTGTTGTTGTGCGACAAAGCGGACACCCTTTTAGAGCTATATCCGAATGTGCCATCTAAAATAATTCAA ATTTTATCAGAAACGCTTGGATATATGAGTACACGAGATAGGCGAGGTCCTTTGTCAATATCAATGTTATTTTGTTTGGGCGAATGGGCAATGCATCTAGGTCCGGATGTTTTATTGCGTGTATTTCAGGGAAAACCTTTGCTAATGACTTTGTTCACG GTTTTGGATAATATAGTGCAGGATAGAGTTACCAAAGGTTTATTACATTCGGGTAAAAATCACCGGGACGAAGACGATGATTTCGATCCCGATATTACGTTGGATAACTTAGCCGACGAAATTAGCGTTAAATCACCTCGTCGAGGCAATATTCAATCTGTCCAATTAGCAGCAAAAATG GTAATGATGCATTTAATAAATCATTTGGGACATTTTCCAATGGGTATCGGAGCTGCGCGACTATCCTCGTTGGTTGTCGAATTGGACGATGTACCAGGAATTGACGGAGATGAATTGTCATCCGCCATCTTTCATGCGCCAAACATACAATTACTGATGTTGTCAAACTCTGTGATAATGTCACTAGTCGAGCTGGCCGCGTTGGACGCACCTGGCGGTGGTGTCACTGCCGGATTAACAACGGCTCCGTCGTTGGTTAGAGTTTTGTTGCGAGATTTGGCGGGGAAAGCATCTTGGGATAGTTCGATTTTATACAGCCAACCGTCGGTAGACGATGATGTTCCGATAGCATTTACAAAACACG TCGAATGGAAAACAAAAATACACGGCGACGATTTGAGCAGCGTTACGACATCTCAAACATGTACGCCTCGGCACACGATACGACACCGCGAACCTCACATATTGCCTACGTTTGCGAACGGTGCGAGCGATATGGATAACTTGGACGAT CTCTTACAATATATAGGGCACACGAGTCCCGAAGTATTAACCAATCCGGAAATCGCACTGAATGCTCCTGCTAATCCACCACAGGGACATTACTTTGAAAGCGAAACCATCGCGACCATTCTCAATCAAAGGAATGCGGAACAAGAGCATATCAATAATTGGAATCAGCATATTAG CATGTCTGCATCAGCAATAAATCCTCCATCTTGTCGACCACCGCCAGCGCCATTTCATCACTGCCGTCTTCTGTTTTCGCATCTGGGTCTGTCGGGGTGGGAGCAACGTAGAAAATTACATTTACTGTCTAAAAATGAGAAGCTTTTGCGGGAGCTACGAAACCTGGACAGTCAAAGGTCCAGGGAAACTCATAAAATAGCAGTGATTTATGTTAGTCAGGGTCAGGAAGATAAGAACTCTATATTAAGCAACGTTACCGCTAGCAAAGAATACGAGAACTTTATCGCGAAATTGGCGTGGGAAGTCGAACTTGAATCGCACACAGGTTTCCTTGGTGGTCTCGTTCCTGGGAAAGCATCTGGCGTTACCGCGCCCTATTTTGCTACATCCTTCACCGAAATTCTTTTTCACGTGGCAACGAGAATGCCTTCCGACAGTCATGAAAGTTTATTGCaaaaa ACGCGACATCTTGGCAACGACGAGGTTCACATAGTTTGGTCCGAACACTGGAGAGACTATCGCAGGGATATTATACCAACCGAATTTTGTGATGTTTTAATAGTGATATATCCGTTACCCAACAAATTGTATAGAATTCAAATTTCCCGAAAGTCGGAGATTCCATTTTTCGGGCCTCTGTTTGACGAATGTATCGTGGAAGATAAAGTTCTACCCGGATTAGTGAGAACAACCGCGCTGGCCGCGAGCAGGGCAAAACGGTCTACGCTTACGTTGTATCAACATTA TTACGAAGAGAGAGCGAGGTCCATCGATACTGTTATGAGAAACCATAAAGAAGCAACCACATTTGAGGAATTTACAGCAAACGTGTACTCTCCGGTACAACCACCGAGCCCATTCAGCGGAGCTTCTTCCGTATCTG GATCTACAACAAGCGTGCAATCCACAGCATCGTCAAACCTCGCAGCAGCGCTTATAGATTCTCATCAGGGTCGATCCGGTCTACGAAGTTCTTCGGCGACGAGCAGCGATAACCGCGCGAATAGAG TCTTACACAATCTATTCAGAG TTTCTGATGGAAGCAGGGTGTGGTTTAGCAACGACACGCCAGAGAGTACAGCACTTCATGGAATTTCACCTAGACCTGTAAAAAAGATGTCGTTTAAAACTGGACCGAAACAAAGAGCAAGCACTCAACCTACACCACCTGACAGTCCAAGATataaataa
- the LOC143349821 gene encoding putative Rho GTPase-activating protein CG5521 isoform X2 → MFSKKLHADVKKSTLKIQDVKKDSATRFKHLKIVLENVDTDEAKGFFEGNFSHVYFILYDCFVSAETNLRQRAHKANREELEQVLQLLEKVLTLLPELLNRRWQCHSLARILQKLLHPGNSWKLRRQALRYFILWYQALGENAPEHIHQMFASLVPGFPPQQPSPYKSERKADGKRDKLAKVIGCDDRDKKEFYDTQLSQSTFHDNASNQCPVTPVDGGPILPPQSGEKPLDNETVRFLEALLEFMVTQVMKIEWRDKSSRQHKTFQFLLERFKVAYLRHICPEFDDNFSLYKPNLELPTMRKPTNQSQDNYVLCKVALIKWIASFTHIARKDGLFAHLSHSTTPNEENTDSELRRVSVTQNSSDSSLLSPESSMSQPENQNQEDNTVSAVTLVREVLYSNRDNVNFVHELYRQAFLLDFNHAGAIRKAIAVYKDWIQMNELPPFMLESLDSHKERDLDETFKKDTNDIDKSPSESYRQTRLRNDSYLGAIHRENLFIRAGLQNVLQVFITQASNVFFLEHSGPNASPTLLEEQTDSCKRVLNVYRYVVMHSRLEPGTWEQLLRVLLQITSLVLNEKSSRRKAQESIGGKLAPAIFQTLIVTWIKANLNVIISTQLWDQFLDVLTSLTQWEELIREWAKTLDTLTRVLARHVYNLDLNDLPLDRLSEQKTKRRRGVGSRAASTGSVQPPRKGSVDQENNAVTKENVTDHPMRDLRKVRPLPRSMSDNTIYNGKARTKLHRNRTHTVHSGIPVLPLSIEQDMARLLSSGSTSSSGTGRKMLPNRRAKSLDSIVIVDSEPPSPRCPSPTPSSGVDSNKDSPIQIENIDGSSIDTNDASERRSVMAGGGVRGWLPDVAVVLWRRMLSALGDVNNIQDPSLHGQVMDYLVQLTQTLIKIRLNQGVSGDNQATPPAPELIPPLTVIAPWCFKAIQLPDQYQIGKLAAYRLICLLTVQPQDINLPKQHLTLFYRAVHNGIVSNDSKVLHVLVKYTGPRLFSLNLPGSSLLILDYIHAANVILSSQDIEAPRTEAVSIIGSLLSLPATTIKLPVLQPTPTDILTMTCPDAKEHIITILLRSCRREPTGIARCVALSSIAMFVYRELCYKNQHPRIPESVTVLLLALRASHATVAQVACDSLLLLCDKADTLLELYPNVPSKIIQILSETLGYMSTRDRRGPLSISMLFCLGEWAMHLGPDVLLRVFQGKPLLMTLFTVLDNIVQDRVTKGLLHSGKNHRDEDDDFDPDITLDNLADEISVKSPRRGNIQSVQLAAKMVMMHLINHLGHFPMGIGAARLSSLVVELDDVPGIDGDELSSAIFHAPNIQLLMLSNSVIMSLVELAALDAPGGGVTAGLTTAPSLVRVLLRDLAGKASWDSSILYSQPSVDDDVPIAFTKHVEWKTKIHGDDLSSVTTSQTCTPRHTIRHREPHILPTFANGASDMDNLDDLLQYIGHTSPEVLTNPEIALNAPANPPQGHYFESETIATILNQRNAEQEHINNWNQHISMSASAINPPSCRPPPAPFHHCRLLFSHLGLSGWEQRRKLHLLSKNEKLLRELRNLDSQRSRETHKIAVIYVSQGQEDKNSILSNVTASKEYENFIAKLAWEVELESHTGFLGGLVPGKASGVTAPYFATSFTEILFHVATRMPSDSHESLLQKTRHLGNDEVHIVWSEHWRDYRRDIIPTEFCDVLIVIYPLPNKLYRIQISRKSEIPFFGPLFDECIVEDKVLPGLVRTTALAASRAKRSTLTLYQHYYEERARSIDTVMRNHKEATTFEEFTANVYSPVQPPSPFSGASSVSGSTTSVQSTASSNLAAALIDSHQGRSGLRSSSATSSDNRANRVLHNLFRVSDGSRVWFSNDTPESTALHGISPRPVKKMSFKTGPKQRASTQPTPPDSPRYK, encoded by the exons ATGTTCAGCAAAAAACTTCATGCAGACGTCAAAAAGTCAACACTGAAGATTCAGGATGTTAAAAAGGATAGCGCGACTCGGTTCAAGCACCTTAAAATCGTATTAG AAAATGTGGACACTGATGAGGCAAAGGGGTTCTTTGAAGGCAACTTCAGTCATGTATATTTTATTCTGTACGATTGTTTCGTGTCAGCTGAAACAAACCTACGGCAAAGAG CACATAAAGCAAACAGGGAGGAATTAGAGCAAGTATTGCAGCTCTTAGAGAAAGTTTTGACACTTCTCCCTGAGCTTCTTAATAGGAGATGGCAATGTCACAGTCTGGCAAGAATTTTGCAAAAACTTTTACATCCTGGTAATAGTTGGAAACTTCGTAGACAAGCCTTAAG GTATTTTATTTTATGGTACCAAGCGCTTGGCGAAAATGCACCAGAGCATATACATCAAATGTTTGCGAGTTTGGTACCAGGGTTTCCACCCCAGCAGCCATCTCCTTACAAGTCCGAACGTAAGGCGGATGGAAAGAGGGATAAACTTGCAAAAGTAATTGGTTGTGATGATAGAGATAAGAAAGAATTTTATGATACGCAATTGTCGCAAAGTACTTTCCATGACAATGCCTCGAACCAATGTCCCGTCACTCCGGTCGACGGAGGGCCCATTTTACCTCCGCAAAGCGGGGAGAAGCCTCTCGATAACGAGACTGTTCGTTTTTTAGAAGCATTACTTGAATTTATGGTCACTCAG GTCATGAAGATAGAATGGCGGGATAAATCTTCACGACAGCACAAGACTTTTCAATTTTTGTTAGAACGTTTTAAAGTTGCATACCTTCGTCATATTTGTCCCGAGTTTGACGATAATTTCTCCTTGTACAAACCTAATTTAGAATTGCCTACGATGCGTAAACCAACAAATCAAAGTCAGGATAATTATGTATTATGTAAAGTTGCGTTGATAAAATGGATTGCTAGTTTTACGCATATCGCTAGAAAAGATGGTCTTTTcgcacatctttcgcatag CACAACTCCGAACGAAGAAAATACGGATTCGGAACTTCGTCGCGTATCGGTTACACAGAATTCGTCTGATTCGAGTTTACTGTCGCCCGAATCGTCTATGTCTCAACCAGAAAATCAAAATCAGGAAGATAATACCGTCTCGGCCGTTACGCTAGTTAGAGAAGTTCTGTACAGTAACAGAGATAACGTGAATTTCGTTCACGAACTGTACAGACAAGCATTTCTTCTGGACTTTAATCATGCTGGTGCTATAAGAAAGGCTATAGCCGTTTACAAAGATTGGATTCAAATGAAT GAGCTTCCTCCGTTCATGTTAGAATCATTGGATAGTCACAAAGAAAGAGACTTGGACGAGACTTTTAAAAAGGATACGAACGATATTGATAAAAGTCCATCTGAATCTTATCGTCAAACGAGATTGAGGAACGATTCTTACCTCGGTGCTATACACAGGGAAAATTTGTTTATAAGAGCGGGTTTACAAAATGTTCTACAAGTATTCATTACGCAAGCTTCTAATGTATTCTTCTTAGAACATTCTGGACCAAATGCATCTCCGACGTTGCTCGAAGAACAAACGGATAGTTGCAAAAGAGTTTTAAACGTGTATCGTTACGTCGTTATGCATTCTAGATTAGAACCAGGCACTTGGGAACAGTTGCTTAG GGTATTGCTACAAATAACATCGCTCGTTCTGAACGAGAAATCGTCTCGACGCAAAGCTCAGGAAAGCATTGGCGGCAAACTTGCACCTGCTATATTTCAGACTTTAATCGTCACGTGGATTAAAGCCAATCTGAACGTAATTATCTCTACCCAGTTATGGGATCAGTTTCTGGACGTGTTAACGTCTTTAACGCAATGGGAGGAGTTGATTCGAGAGTGGGCA AAAACGCTGGATACCTTGACGAGGGTACTTGCCAGGCACGTGTACAATTTGGATTTAAACGATCTGCCATTGGATAGACTGAGCGAGCAAAAGACTAAAAGGCGTCGCGGCGTTGGAAGTCGTGCCGCTTCCACGGGGAGTGTCCAACCACCTCGCAAAGGAAGTGTCGATCAAGAAAATAATGCTGTGACTAAAGAAAATGTTACTG ACCATCCGATGCGAGACTTGAGGAAAGTACGACCCCTTCCGCGCAGTATGAGCGACAACACTATATACAATGGAAAAGCGCGGACGAAGCTTCACAGAAATCGTACCCACACAGTGCACAGCGGCATTCCTG TACTCCCCCTATCGATAGAGCAAGACATGGCGCGGTTGTTGTCAAGTGGTTCCACATCGTCGTCAGGAACTGGCAGAAAAATGTTACCGAACAGACGCGCTAAATCCTTGGATAGCATTGTCATAGTCGATAGCGAACCACCGTCGCCGCGATGCCCTTCTCCGACGCCCAGCAGTGGGGTTGACAGCAACAAAGACAGTCCGATACAAATAGAAAACATTGACGGCAGTAGTATCG ACACTAACGATGCATCGGAAAGGAGATCTGTTATGGCAGGTGGTGGTGTTCGCGGATGGTTACCCGATGTAGCGGTCGTATTATGGCGACGAATGTTATCTGCCTTAGGGGATGTAAATAACATTCAAGATCCTTCCCTGCACGGTCAAGTCATGGACTACCTCGTTCAACTTACGCAAACGCTTATAAAA ATTCGTTTAAATCAAGGTGTATCTGGAGACAATCAAGCAACCCCTCCAGCTCCAGAACTTATACCTCCGTTAACAGTTATTGCTCCATGGTGTTTTAAG GCGATACAACTTCCCGATcaataccaaattggtaaattagCAGCATACCGTTTGATCTGTCTTTTGACAGTTCAGCCGCAGGACATCAACTTACCGAAACAACACTTGACCCTTTTTTATCGCGCGGTTCACAACGGTATCGTTAGCAACGACAGTAAAGTACTACATGTGTTGGTCAAATATACTGGACCCAGGTTATTCAGTTTGAATCTTCCCGGCTCTAGTCTACTGATCTTGGATTACATTCATGCTGCTAATGTAATATTAAGTAGTCAGGATATCGAG GCACCGAGAACAGAAGCTGTCTCAATAATTGGGTCGCTATTATCGTTGCCTGCTACTACAATTAAATTGCCTGTATTGCAACCTACCCCAACGGATATTCTCACCATGACGTGTCCAGACGCAAAG GAACATATAATCACGATTCTTTTAAGAAGCTGTAGGCGTGAACCAACTGGTATCGCAAGATGCGTGGCTCTTTCAAGCATCGCGATGTTTGTGTACCGAGAATTGTGCTACAAGAATCAACATCCGCGGATCCCAGAATCTGTTACAGTTCTTCTCTTGGCGCTCAGG GCCAGTCATGCCACTGTCGCACAAGTCGCGTGTGACTCTCTACTGTTGTTGTGCGACAAAGCGGACACCCTTTTAGAGCTATATCCGAATGTGCCATCTAAAATAATTCAA ATTTTATCAGAAACGCTTGGATATATGAGTACACGAGATAGGCGAGGTCCTTTGTCAATATCAATGTTATTTTGTTTGGGCGAATGGGCAATGCATCTAGGTCCGGATGTTTTATTGCGTGTATTTCAGGGAAAACCTTTGCTAATGACTTTGTTCACG GTTTTGGATAATATAGTGCAGGATAGAGTTACCAAAGGTTTATTACATTCGGGTAAAAATCACCGGGACGAAGACGATGATTTCGATCCCGATATTACGTTGGATAACTTAGCCGACGAAATTAGCGTTAAATCACCTCGTCGAGGCAATATTCAATCTGTCCAATTAGCAGCAAAAATG GTAATGATGCATTTAATAAATCATTTGGGACATTTTCCAATGGGTATCGGAGCTGCGCGACTATCCTCGTTGGTTGTCGAATTGGACGATGTACCAGGAATTGACGGAGATGAATTGTCATCCGCCATCTTTCATGCGCCAAACATACAATTACTGATGTTGTCAAACTCTGTGATAATGTCACTAGTCGAGCTGGCCGCGTTGGACGCACCTGGCGGTGGTGTCACTGCCGGATTAACAACGGCTCCGTCGTTGGTTAGAGTTTTGTTGCGAGATTTGGCGGGGAAAGCATCTTGGGATAGTTCGATTTTATACAGCCAACCGTCGGTAGACGATGATGTTCCGATAGCATTTACAAAACACG TCGAATGGAAAACAAAAATACACGGCGACGATTTGAGCAGCGTTACGACATCTCAAACATGTACGCCTCGGCACACGATACGACACCGCGAACCTCACATATTGCCTACGTTTGCGAACGGTGCGAGCGATATGGATAACTTGGACGAT CTCTTACAATATATAGGGCACACGAGTCCCGAAGTATTAACCAATCCGGAAATCGCACTGAATGCTCCTGCTAATCCACCACAGGGACATTACTTTGAAAGCGAAACCATCGCGACCATTCTCAATCAAAGGAATGCGGAACAAGAGCATATCAATAATTGGAATCAGCATATTAG CATGTCTGCATCAGCAATAAATCCTCCATCTTGTCGACCACCGCCAGCGCCATTTCATCACTGCCGTCTTCTGTTTTCGCATCTGGGTCTGTCGGGGTGGGAGCAACGTAGAAAATTACATTTACTGTCTAAAAATGAGAAGCTTTTGCGGGAGCTACGAAACCTGGACAGTCAAAGGTCCAGGGAAACTCATAAAATAGCAGTGATTTATGTTAGTCAGGGTCAGGAAGATAAGAACTCTATATTAAGCAACGTTACCGCTAGCAAAGAATACGAGAACTTTATCGCGAAATTGGCGTGGGAAGTCGAACTTGAATCGCACACAGGTTTCCTTGGTGGTCTCGTTCCTGGGAAAGCATCTGGCGTTACCGCGCCCTATTTTGCTACATCCTTCACCGAAATTCTTTTTCACGTGGCAACGAGAATGCCTTCCGACAGTCATGAAAGTTTATTGCaaaaa ACGCGACATCTTGGCAACGACGAGGTTCACATAGTTTGGTCCGAACACTGGAGAGACTATCGCAGGGATATTATACCAACCGAATTTTGTGATGTTTTAATAGTGATATATCCGTTACCCAACAAATTGTATAGAATTCAAATTTCCCGAAAGTCGGAGATTCCATTTTTCGGGCCTCTGTTTGACGAATGTATCGTGGAAGATAAAGTTCTACCCGGATTAGTGAGAACAACCGCGCTGGCCGCGAGCAGGGCAAAACGGTCTACGCTTACGTTGTATCAACATTA TTACGAAGAGAGAGCGAGGTCCATCGATACTGTTATGAGAAACCATAAAGAAGCAACCACATTTGAGGAATTTACAGCAAACGTGTACTCTCCGGTACAACCACCGAGCCCATTCAGCGGAGCTTCTTCCGTATCTG GATCTACAACAAGCGTGCAATCCACAGCATCGTCAAACCTCGCAGCAGCGCTTATAGATTCTCATCAGGGTCGATCCGGTCTACGAAGTTCTTCGGCGACGAGCAGCGATAACCGCGCGAATAGAG TCTTACACAATCTATTCAGAG TTTCTGATGGAAGCAGGGTGTGGTTTAGCAACGACACGCCAGAGAGTACAGCACTTCATGGAATTTCACCTAGACCTGTAAAAAAGATGTCGTTTAAAACTGGACCGAAACAAAGAGCAAGCACTCAACCTACACCACCTGACAGTCCAAGATataaataa